The window ACCTTCGCCGTCGGCGGTGGATGTTCCCGTTGCTACTGCTCCTCGAACGGATCCTCCTGTGCTCGGCGCAGTTGCTGATGCTAAAGATGGGGCTGCGTTAGCTCGGCCATCGGACGCATGGAAGCCGGGGGGCGTCGTCGTTTCCGGGGGAATCCcaacgaagaagaagatcaaaaaGCGCCCGCGTGAAGATGGTGGCGTCTCCATACTTGATGCCGCCGGTGAAATCATGCAAAAGAAGAAGGAGAGCAAAGAACGGAGCAATGATGGGAAGTCGGCCTCCGCTTTTGTTAGCGTCGGGCCCGAGCAGCCGAAGCTAGCTGAGCCCTTTCCGTCTGCCCCTCGTCTTCCGCAGGTCTCTGATCTGGTAGGCGACCTGCGAGAGCTTGCGCTTGATCCGTACTATGGCTCGGACCGAGACGTCCCAGCGGCCGTGCTCCATGCCTTCCTCAAGTTCCGGTCGCTGGTGTATAAAAAAAGCTTTGTCCTTCCGTCGCCCGCCGAGGCAGAAACCGCTAAGGTCCAACCTGCCAAACCTCCACGACTGCTGCCGGAGGCTATTGCTGAATCCTCCAAGATTGCTCCGGCGAAGCCAGCCAAAGTGGGCAAGGTGCCACCTGTCGTCACCAAGCCACCTAAGCCCGGTTTTAGATCCAATGACCCTTCAATCGCCGGACGGAAACGTACCGCGTCCGATCGCCTGGAGGAAATGAACATGAAGAAGCAGAAGAAGATGGACATGGTCAAGACTCTGGTCGGTGAAAAGAAGGCGGTCATCAGCCAGAAAGGACCCGTCGGGCAGAAGGAAGCCGGCACTTCATCAACGGTGGTCGCTGCTTCTTTATCAACAACATCACCCCCTGCTGCGTCGGCGAAGCCTTGCAACGCCAAGGCAGCGGAACCCGTCAAGAATCCAGAACTTCGCCTGTCCTCTCCGACCGCTCTCGTGATGAAGTTTCCCCCACAGACGACGCTGCCGTCCATCGCCACATTGAAGGCAAGATTCGCCCGGTTCGGACCCCTCGAGCTCTCCAGCTTCCGCGTGTACTGGCAATCCTACACCTGCAAAGTGGTCTACAAGTTCAAGCCCGACGCAGAGGCCGCGCTCCAATACGCGCGGGAAAACAAGATGTTTGGCCAGCTGAAGGTTTATTTCCATCTCCGCGACTCCGACACGCAGGCGCCGGAGCCGTTCGCTGAAGCCGGCTGGCAGACACAGGAATCCCGCCCCGCCGAAGGTGCTCAGTTGGGACCGGGAAACAGCGCGAGCAGCAGAATCACCTCCTCGAGGCCGCTAATCAATCCGAACCAGAAGCCAAGTGGGCGGCTCAAATCCATTCTGAAGAAACCCGGCGAAGATGCTGCTCCGAGCAGCGGCAGAGAGGCGGCGCGTGTAAAATTCATGTTAGACAACGTCAACGGAAAGCCAGAGCGGCTGCCATCACCTCCTCCAGAGCTTGTCATCAGTAAGACCACAGAGCCCCCTACTATCCTCCCCCCACCACCGCTTCCCTCTCGCCCGCTCTTTAGAACCATTGACACTGCTTCatttccaccaccaccaccattgGCAGCTCCATTACAGCGACTGGCCACCAACCGGGTGGTTCCACCGCCACCCTTCTCCCATGGTAGTGCGGAGGGAAGAACAATCGTGAACAAGGACCTGGCGAAGCAGATGGTGAGCCTTATGGTTAGGTGCAACGAGATAGTGAACAGTGCGAAGTCACTGCCAGGGTACTCTCCTTACCGCCCGCTGTAGGAGGGAGAAGCGCGTTATCGCGGTGTCATTTTGACAAAGACATTGTCATTTGCTTCTGGATCATTTTGATGCTCAGATTGTGTTGTAACACTATTAGAAATTAGAACTCATGCTGTTTGTTTGATGATTTGCTCctggaattattaaaaaaaagtaCCAACTTGATTTTCAAAATACCATTTGTTATTAAGTTGCCGATGGAGGAGGAAATGAGGCATCAGACATTTGGCCCGCACCATGCGATTTCAGTCGCAACTGGCGCATCTCACGCAATTTTTTCACGGTTCaaaagagaaaaaagagaaaaaagagaaaagagaaaagagaaaagagaaagaatcCTTCAACTTGTGTAGCAGATGATATGCTCGTGATGCAGGTGTAAAGCTGAATGTTTGACCTATCAGCTGAATGTTTGGAAACCTCTGGCACGCTTTTCCTATATATCTCTTCGTCAGCCACTGTTTTTGTTTCCACAGAATGATGGAGCTAACTATTCCACGAGGTTTCCTTGTAACTAATGTGCTGTAAATGTAATATTGTTCCTACCTTTGTCATTTCCCTTTAATTTTCTCCTcttttttatgtatttatttatttatttattttatgaccGGCACAGTTTCCAATGCGCATTCTTCTCCTCCTTCGTATGACCGACCAGCCGTTGCTTTTGCCATTTAATATGTGCCATATCGAttgctccttctcttcctctgtcACAGAGAAGCTTCCTTATGAATTAACCTGCCTCTTTCCTCCTCTGACGCTTTAAATCTTTCCTTTGCCTACAATAAAGCCAAAGGGAACAGGGGAAGTTTTGAACGAGATGCTCCTCTATCTTTAAATGCTGAATTTAGTTCAATTGCTCAAATCTAACTATTGGGATCGAAACAAACAATTATCGAATGACCTGGCTCGCAATAGACAACTCCAATTTAATTACTCTTAATTAAGCATCAGCTTAGTCAcataaaataaactaataaaCCTCTCACACATAAGAAAAGTTCTCAACTCGCTGAATCTATAAATGTGTCAAGCTTCCATTGTGACAACGACCTACTGAAATTACAGTCTCAACGTCATTATTGGATCTGTAACCAAACTTCTGATCCAAATGATGGTGATCAAACTGATCAGCAGTAGTGATCATCATGCTTGCTGGGGCGAGGGTTTGACATGCTCTCTGCAACATGCTTTGCATGTACTTCTCATGCGCTTCAATCCTCATTTGAAGTATTTCTTGCACCTATTGCATTAACAATAGAATTGTGAGTTTCAACTATACTGTTTTAATCGACAATATTAACCGACTGGTTGTTTATATCTCGCCTCTAATTGTTCATACAGTCTCCTTTGTACTTCCATCTGCATCGTGTCCATGTTTCTTCTACACACATCGATTAActtaaattcaatattttttttataaaaaaagggAGTAAATTTCAAGGTATAATTAACAAACTTACTCGTTCATGTTACTTCCAGGAAGTTCTAGGGATGGTGAATCTACACAATCAAATCAGAACTTGATCATAtatataaacaaattaaaaaagaAGTAAGTAATCAACTCACCACGCTTGAAAAAGTTATGATCATGATTAAGATCCTTGTGAGGTTGCTTTCCGAGTCTAAATTTCTACAACAAAACATCACAAAATTGATAAATTAAGGATATGCATGGCACAAAGATGAACTAATTGTAGTACTTGGAGATGGCTCTTAAGGTGATAGAGAGTGAGGCCCTTGACACCCATAACTCTCATGATCGTCTTCGGCGTCGCCTCTACAAACAAATCAATTATGTTTGTAATGGTGTTTACTGATGTATATAGCAGACGATCAATCAAGAGACTAAACAAAGAAGAGATAAAAGTGCAGTTAGCCTACTATCCGGTCCTCCGAGTTGCCTAACCGCATCGACAAACCGGTCATGGAGCTCGGTGGTCCATCGCAGGCGGGGCTTGTAATCAGTGGTGAGGACGAGTTCCGAATCGCCTTGGACAGATAAAGGAGGAGGTCTCTCATGGGAGGAAGAAGAACTCAAAGTTGTTGTTGCCTTGaacattcttttcttttcttccaatCTTTTGATCAGTTAATCTTAATCTACAAATCTCTGCAGTAGCAATGAGACTAAACAGCTGCTGCTTCTGCTCCTCTCCCTCCACATCTCTCATGGCGATGAGTACTTATTCCTCCTCCTGCAGCAAATAACTTAAAGCCACCGACATGAAACCTATTGCTTTGCTAAAATGGTGATAAAAGACGAATATACTCACCCCAACGCCCCCGTCAACTTGTCCCAGGATCAACACAGAGGAACTAAATCATAGACGGCTACTAACTTTTAGAATAATAACTAataacacataagggagacatttatttCGATTTTATCAAAAGATTGTGTGCAAGTGagagagagaagggagagggagggaATAAATAATGTTATTAGGGTGTTAAttactgttttaaaaaataaaattaataaaagattAATTGCCTTAAGATTTATATCAATAAGATCCTAAAAGTAGCCGCATCTTGCAGTCCTATTACCCTCTTGTTTACTGGTTTATTATGTGTAAGTGCAGCAACATGAATGATGCTCAATCTAATGGGGCTCTCTTTTGTTATCTTAATTATGCCTTgtttatattttaataaattaaactgGACACTAATAGCTAGCAAGGCCACTAACTGCATTGCTcttgatcaatttaatttatcaattcaTTCTTTTGTGACTTCAGTTTTCCACCATTAGACGACCTTATTTGATTCAATTTTCGAAACACACGCGATGATTGATGATGATCACAGGGAACACATCTTAGTGAAAAAACATTGAAAACTTCTCtttatatatattgatccggTCTAAAATCGGGAAAAATGGACAGTTGACTAGGTGATTTCAATGTTGACCGTGAAAAGACTTTGGGCTGAAGGAAGATGACATCGAGCAGTTCTAAATGTCAAAAAAGAATATAGAGGGAAGAAAACGTTAGCAACTAGGCCATTGAGGGATATCCGGTACAGACACTCAGACGTTCAAATCAGGCAAGTGGTCGAGATAAAAATAGAATACGATAAACAGTAAAAATGGGCAATGAGATTCGAGTTTCTAATCTTGTGTACCTACGCCTTTAGGAGTAGATTTCTTATATACCGCTAGTTTTCCTCTGTGAATGAATATCGATGCATTTCTAAAGAAGGATCAATTATTTTGGCATTCTAATAACTTTTCTAAAATAGACCCACCATTTCGGTATTTTGCAGGGTAAAAACTTCCTTCGTACgtgatcctatctgaaagtgGTGGAGATGACACGCTGGGCAAATGACTATGTTGTTGACTGAGAGAAGACTCTGGGATGGAGAAGAGACGACACCTGACACTCCTTCCTATACACATTGTAAAGAGGTCAAAAGGGAGCGTTAGAGCAAGAACCAGGGAGAGGGTCCCTGACACAGATACTCTGACACTCATGTCAATACCATATAAGAGCGAAAAGtggagaagatgaatagtagatgCGTGCGTCTTCTAACGTTGTAAAGCGTACCTAGAAAATAGAGAGGATCCCTTTTTTATATTGACCCTTAGAACTCCCATAATCATGAGATGTTAGAGAATGTCTAGTGTCATAATATGTTGAGTAATAGAATGTGTACAATACCTTTCAAGGAAGGTTCCATTTTATCCATATGAACTGTCTTTTGTAACCCTCATATTAATGAGGCGGTTCAGAATGTCAGATGTTAAAATATGCTAAGTAACGTCAAACAATGGAAGCTGTACAAACACCCTCCAAGGAAGGTTCCGTTTCCTATATATGCCTTGGTAGCAAAATATTTTTTGTCAATTAACTATTATTCTGTAACAAGTTATGATTTCCTGATAGTGTTGTCTCCTAGAGGTAGTCTGACCAGCCGCATAATGAGAGTTGTGTTGTAAAAGTGGGGAGCTGGATTCACTAGACCTGAGTCTTGTTCCCACTTGATTTTTTGATCGGTTAGTTTGACCAACTGGCCCTGCATCTGATCATCCACTAATGCTACAATCAACTTTATCTTCTTGGAAAAATGCATGTCAGACCCTTGATATGCTAAGTAATGTGCCGTTGATATGCGGGAGGGTCTCTTTATTGAAATGATTTGGTTGTCTTGTCCATCATAACTGTTGTTTCCTATGTACTCATCACGTGTCCCACGAACTCCTCGTTCTCTGCTATAATAGTTGATGCACACCTTTTTATACCGATCGATTAATTTCCTGCTCTATGATTTGACGGCTACCTTAAATTAGGGCGTTGTGATTGAACGATTGAGCTTAAAGAATCTCTTACGGCCTATGTTTAAATATCCAAGAAAACCCATccatgcttcatcttcttccatcTTCCCCTTCGGAAACTTCTGTCAACCACGCTCTCTCTTTCGCGATCCATGCTAGTAAGTGTCTTCTCCAATCTTCCTTTATTTCTCTCTTACCCATCCACGGCCGAAGAAATATTCACTCCTTGATATACTTTCACTCGATCAGACTTCGACAACTATGAGAGATTTCGCATTCGTATCCCAACTCAGGATCATCTTCATCGTCCTTCGCCTAGCTATGTCACCTTCTTCAATGATTAACTTTTCGCAGGTATACGCTTTCCAATCCCCCACTTTTTGTATGAAATAAGCCACTACTTTGATATTCTACTCCAACAACTCACACCCAATTCCTTCCACTCCATGTGCGGAATGACCATTCTGTTCCACCTATATAGCATCCCTCTGACCCCGTATAattttcattacttttcttatcctaaaaaaaaaatcagaatccaGTGTCTTCTTATTCCAATCTCATCCTAAGGCAGCCTTCTTCAAGAAGTTGCCTTCCTCTATTAAGGGatagaaatctcatttcttttCCATTTAGATACTTGATCCTGTGTCTTAGCCAACCAAATGACAGTCGGATCTTCCTCCTATTCCTTATTTAGGTGACTACAAACATAATCCCACCTTTGTTTTTTGTTTCAGAGAGGCTGGTTGGCTTACAATTCAACGTTCCCCACTTGCTGTAGGAGGACCTCCTCTACCTGTTCGAACTAAACTCCATCCGAGCGAAGCTTTCCTGTTCCTTTGGTAAGGATTGATAACTTAGCCTTCCTGTTATTGCTAAttaaggtatttttttttattttatgcagTCGACACCCTTTTCCTGGCGTTAGCTTTTGAGTCCCTACAATTGAAGGAAATCGAGTTAGATTGACAAGAGCAGCTTCTTTTAGCCGAATGGGAAAACCAACGGGATGATCCTTCTGGAGAAGCATCCAGTAGCTAAGTAGGCGATACAGTGAAGTACTAGCTATAGAAGGGCTATCTTCCGATCTTCCAATAATACTAGAAGAAATTCTTCCCATTGAAGCAGAAGCACCAGTGAAACCTAGACACAAGATGCACCGACTCGCCCCTACTACACAATTATCCCCTGAGCGAACGTCTTCTCCTGCTGTGACTTCCCCCCAATCGACGCCAACTAGGGATAACACTCCAACCCCGCCTTTCGAGTGGATGCCTTCAACCCTAGCTTTCGACAGCTTGGTTCAAGGAGGAGCAATCTTCATGCTGAGAGGGTGTTCTATCGTGACTACTCCTCAATTATCATCCCTTCTTCCAATTTCTTCGCTGGTCGAGGCTTCCTCCAGCAAGCCGAAGGATTGTTACAAATTTTTAGCTATCTACGACGTACCCTCTAATCAAGTGGTAGCCTCTCCCTCGGATCCACTGGCAGTTTGTGTTGAATATTACAAAAGGGCCAGTTAATAGAGGTCTGGGAGTTGTCCATGACCTGGTCAGAAGATTACATAATAACAGAGATGACTGATGGGTTTACCCAAGACTTAACCATGGTAAGTTTAAGCTAGCCTACCTTCTCTTATCCTAAACACTTTTGATGATGACTTTTCTATAGATTTGGGGAGTCAGGATGAGTATAACCTAAACCTTAGTAGACTTGGCCTGACAGAACATGGCATTGAAAAGGTGAGTATTAGAATTGGAGTCATTGCCAGCTACCAGCCCGACCAGTTAACTGCGTGAACTAGAAAGGAAAATCTAGGAGGCTCAGGAGCTGGGGAGGAATGAAGCGGTGAAGACCCAGGAATTGGAGACCACCCTGAAGACAAGCTTTGGTCCGAAATGGCCAGGTGGACCCAAGTGGTAGCTAACTTGGATGAACAAATTGATGAAACTCAGAGTCTTACCGCCAAGTTAGAGGAGCTGAGGACCACCCATGCCTTGGAATTGGATGCCAAGGAAGCCGAGTTGATGACCAAAGCCCTGCTGATGTCTAAGCAGCAGAAGAGCATGAACGACCAAAGAACAGAGCTAGAGTCCTTGCGGGCAGAGTTGGAGACTGCGCGGTTTGAATTGACTGCCTCCAAATCTAAGTTGACAGGAACCATATTTGAGTTAGTTGCCTCTCGGGCAGAGCTTAAAGACTACTGGGTGGGGGAGGATGAGCGCTTTGAGACCAAGAAGCTGACCTACCTTCAATACCGCGATTTCAACTTTTAGCTTGACACTTCCATCAACAAGATTTTTCTTTATGGAGCAGATGGAGCTTGTAAACAACTCTGGGAGGCCAACTATTTGGCGTCTAAACCCCTGCTCGCTTCTTGAATCATCAAAGGCTTCTAACTGAGCTCACTCAGGTGCCATACCAAATTTTAAATGATGCAGCCTATATTTGAAATCTTCCTACAATGAGAAAAAACTTCACGCATATAACTTAACTTTATTCAAACTTTACTTGTCCTATGACTTCAAGCTACTATTTTATTAAGTGTGTATAAGTACTTTGCATGTCTAAGTGATGGGATGACCTAGTCTTTATCTCGTTGTATAATGAGCAACTCATAAAACTAAGCACACTTGTAGGGGTTGCAGAACCTTAGAGCTCTGACTAGTTTCGAGGTCGATTGGGCGTCCACCCACAAAAGACAAAGTTCCAAAGGTCCGACCCGCCTTAAGACCGATCGGCCTTAGATGCTCACCAAACTCCATAAATGAGAGAAGAAGGATCCTTATCAATATACATGTTGGTGCATCGGATAATGATTTGCCTGCCACATCCTTCATAAAGGCTATCTCTCTATTGTCGCCACGTGTCTATCCACCTCCTTTCCACTGATGTGATAGCTAGGTCATAATTTTTTGTATGAAAAACCAcgcctctctctccttattcgaTAGCTATAAAATCCATCCTGCCTTTTCACCTTCTCCATCCAACGGCCCCTCTTGAAGAGACATGCGGGGTTTCACTTTATAAAGCCCTAGCGACTTCCTCATGTCGGCCCGCATAGGGTcaactagagggggatgaatagtctTGAAAATAGAGTTATAAAATCTCTTGCTTTTCAAACTAGCAAGGATAaacaattaaacaactataaataaattaatcaataacaTAAAAAAGAGGCaggatttatttggttacaatgtaagtggttgttaatccaagacaaataaaAGCTCTTTAAGAATATACTTTGTTGAAGGCAGAGAAGTTTCTTACAATCATTGACAACTCTGTAAGGAGTAtaaaaattgattacaagttgttgtGCTTAACTCCTAGCCCTAGGATGCTATTTATAGCATTCTAGATAGCTGTTGCCGTTGGTTTCCatgggttggaggcacctccaatgacatCCAGGGCACCTTCAGTGGATAATAATGGTTTCCACAAAAAGgtgtgagggcacctccaacattattggaggcaccttccactgGGCTGCTCGACTAGTTAACCTTCAAAACTGGTTAACTCTTTGTCGCTCTTCTTTGGGTGATGCTCATGCcttccggagttgagctcacctaaacccaactctgactttcttttcgagcagtcttcctccatgacttctcatcccttgaatgtCGCACatatccttctcgtccatcggtgtattcTTTCGCAGCACTTCGTCCCTTAGATACACCGAGCATGTCGACTCGCTtcctattgttagagtgtatactaaaagcctagcttttgtaaacatttatttttgaaataaaagaatcacattagtcaaatatctacattttatttgttaagtgtagtgttcaattaatttatattgtagataacatgatgtgtggtgtcactcacagaagatcatgttatcagttctttataaattataaatagttgctcacaactgagatagaaaggaacaaaccattggtatagtcgtagtgtaattatgtattagtttatcttgagtaataaattacactagtacactctaagtgtattgagaaggaccattttaggtaagttctttttatactgacttaataaaagaactggaccttagttattatgaaagtgtgtgctcttaatcctaatataataacaagcacatatatttagtatttatttctttaacttatcaaagggtgagatttagttcgataaatcaataggcctgataagttgggaaatgatattacttatagtgtgtgttgttgattatagaaggaatctatgtcctagttatctaggttgagaatgtcccccaagaggagctcataaagattgtcatgttaaaccctgcaggtggacttagttcaacatgacaatgaagttgagtggtactacttttggagctagatattaattaagtgaagttGTCAGTggcttacttaattagtggacattcgttatcttaaacacggggagactaacacactcatatatgaaggaacccataatataatttgggattggtgcgatagtgcaataataactctatagtggaatgagttattattgatgaacttgagttgtgtgttcggggcgaacacgggatactcaagctcatcggaaggccaaagccaatttctcctctaggtccctgtcgtagcctcattaaagcctcaagtctatccaaataaaagcccttcttggtgtccaagaaggaggccggcccaaggcttggtgactaagcaagggccgaccaccatctcctcttaaggggccgaccctttgcttggtgtccaagaaatgaagggccgaccacaatttgtcaaataaggaggggtgttttgaatttttaaaatcgtctctttgtagaaaactataagttttaaaagagaaattttaaaatataaaactttccttgtttgaattaggccacatggtttaatagagagttttaaaagttttaaaactttccttttttaaccatcctcatggttttaaaaaaaaggaagagaagttttaaaattaaaattttctatttttgtaaccatgttaaaaaaggaaatttttagaagagaagttttaaattttaaaacatgtttttaatttttaaaactttccttttttaacatccactttaggaaaaagagcttgtaaaattttataagaggatttcttcttttataaaattttataaaaatttttcttccccttgatgatgtggccgaccacccttgcttggtgcccaagcaaggggccgaccaaattaaatctcaaatcaatccatgattggtgattgattgaatcaagaggaaagaaaaggaaaaataaaaggggaaaaggaaaaacaagaggaagattttaatttttgtaaaaagtctttccttatttgccttgggcaagtattataaaagaaggggaggagaggccacatgacataacaattcttattctcttgcttggtgatccttgttggttagtcctaggaaaacgtaccagttccactgtacaaaatttttttgtacaagtgtcgaacctttccttaaataacctattgtgttctttagaagttaaattaggaatcacagacggaacttaacatcattgattccaaatttaacttatctgttcttaatggtttagatttgaatcgcaagcagaacttaacactattgattcaaatctacctaagttattaatttcataaatattaatttccaaaatcggcttccaggactgcatggcgaggcacatgaccttcttggatatgagagcaaccaccaccacctaggcaaagccttttaaggaaagctaatatttatttccttaaataactctaggttaaccaaaaagaacaatcgaatcataaattcgaaaaataaaacaaaagaaatacaaaattgaaacaaatccgaaaactctagaatcatatgcctcttatgtttggtatttccaaaaataactatacaaagaaaactagtat is drawn from Zingiber officinale cultivar Zhangliang chromosome 1B, Zo_v1.1, whole genome shotgun sequence and contains these coding sequences:
- the LOC122054511 gene encoding uncharacterized protein LOC122054511 isoform X2, whose protein sequence is MVWGKVKSHPWWPGQIFSEAFALSSVRRTKRDGHLLVAFFGDSSYGWFDPSELIPFDPHYEEKSKQTTLRPFVNAVEEATDERSRREALALTCYCRNKFNFRPARVLSYFHVDVPGFERGGIYSSKQIEEARNKFVPDQVLSYVKQMAACPLADDLSAINLVKKMEMLVAYRRAVFEEFDETYAQAFGVKPVGSSSLTRAVSDHPEKFSPRAPLSGQLVIPEHRRHPRRSSHALLPHKLSSAKDKYVLKRRDPQLLFSGATLTGSSKLTPLDFPSPIQPFSSFHNIFPIAPQPLPPRPTTAGQDASASGDYVLQKRPPADFADDKPPRQVSPAPLAKVQVSEQKPSPSAVDVPVATAPRTDPPVLGAVADAKDGAALARPSDAWKPGGVVVSGGIPTKKKIKKRPREDGGVSILDAAGEIMQKKKESKERSNDGKSASAFVSVGPEQPKLAEPFPSAPRLPQVSDLVGDLRELALDPYYGSDRDVPAAVLHAFLKFRSLVYKKSFVLPSPAEAETAKVQPAKPPRLLPEAIAESSKIAPAKPAKVGKVPPVVTKPPKPGFRSNDPSIAGRKRTASDRLEEMNMKKQKKMDMVKTLVGEKKAVISQKGPVGQKEAGTSSTVVAASLSTTSPPAASAKPCNAKAAEPVKNPELRLSSPTALVMKFPPQTTLPSIATLKARFARFGPLELSSFRVYWQSYTCKVVYKFKPDAEAALQYARENKMFGQLKVYFHLRDSDTQAPEPFAEAGWQTQESRPAEGAQLGPGNSASSRITSSRPLINPNQKPSGRLKSILKKPGEDAAPSSGREAARVKFMLDNVNGKPERLPSPPPELVISKTTEPPTILPPPPLPSRPLFRTIDTASFPPPPPLAAPLQRLATNRVVPPPPFSHGSAEGRTIVNKDLAKQMVSLMVRCNEIVNSAKSLPGYSPYRPL
- the LOC122054511 gene encoding uncharacterized protein LOC122054511 isoform X1; this translates as MASIVNVVKINSGLANRYFIAGNAREGPVAGHEETANGHGFGHRFGESRVFMELDSLELNEVADGVVLEREEAGLSGSPMDVHGSEVVIGPESKVWEYDNLSDAAGSSDGVRDLHGIVGNWKNRFEVGDMVWGKVKSHPWWPGQIFSEAFALSSVRRTKRDGHLLVAFFGDSSYGWFDPSELIPFDPHYEEKSKQTTLRPFVNAVEEATDERSRREALALTCYCRNKFNFRPARVLSYFHVDVPGFERGGIYSSKQIEEARNKFVPDQVLSYVKQMAACPLADDLSAINLVKKMEMLVAYRRAVFEEFDETYAQAFGVKPVGSSSLTRAVSDHPEKFSPRAPLSGQLVIPEHRRHPRRSSHALLPHKLSSAKDKYVLKRRDPQLLFSGATLTGSSKLTPLDFPSPIQPFSSFHNIFPIAPQPLPPRPTTAGQDASASGDYVLQKRPPADFADDKPPRQVSPAPLAKVQVSEQKPSPSAVDVPVATAPRTDPPVLGAVADAKDGAALARPSDAWKPGGVVVSGGIPTKKKIKKRPREDGGVSILDAAGEIMQKKKESKERSNDGKSASAFVSVGPEQPKLAEPFPSAPRLPQVSDLVGDLRELALDPYYGSDRDVPAAVLHAFLKFRSLVYKKSFVLPSPAEAETAKVQPAKPPRLLPEAIAESSKIAPAKPAKVGKVPPVVTKPPKPGFRSNDPSIAGRKRTASDRLEEMNMKKQKKMDMVKTLVGEKKAVISQKGPVGQKEAGTSSTVVAASLSTTSPPAASAKPCNAKAAEPVKNPELRLSSPTALVMKFPPQTTLPSIATLKARFARFGPLELSSFRVYWQSYTCKVVYKFKPDAEAALQYARENKMFGQLKVYFHLRDSDTQAPEPFAEAGWQTQESRPAEGAQLGPGNSASSRITSSRPLINPNQKPSGRLKSILKKPGEDAAPSSGREAARVKFMLDNVNGKPERLPSPPPELVISKTTEPPTILPPPPLPSRPLFRTIDTASFPPPPPLAAPLQRLATNRVVPPPPFSHGSAEGRTIVNKDLAKQMVSLMVRCNEIVNSAKSLPGYSPYRPL
- the LOC122050708 gene encoding myb family transcription factor APL-like isoform X1 — encoded protein: MFKATTTLSSSSSHERPPPLSVQGDSELVLTTDYKPRLRWTTELHDRFVDAVRQLGGPDKATPKTIMRVMGVKGLTLYHLKSHLQKFRLGKQPHKDLNHDHNFFKRDSPSLELPGSNMNERNMDTMQMEVQRRLYEQLEVQEILQMRIEAHEKYMQSMLQRACQTLAPASMMITTADQFDHHHLDQKFGYRSNNDVETVISVGRCHNGSLTHL
- the LOC122050708 gene encoding myb family transcription factor APL-like isoform X2, whose translation is MFKATTTLSSSSSHERPPPLSVQGDSELVLTTDYKPRLRWTTELHDRFVDAVRQLGGPDKATPKTIMRVMGVKGLTLYHLKSHLQKFRLGKQPHKDLNHDHNFFKRDSPSLELPGSNMNENMDTMQMEVQRRLYEQLEVQEILQMRIEAHEKYMQSMLQRACQTLAPASMMITTADQFDHHHLDQKFGYRSNNDVETVISVGRCHNGSLTHL